The sequence GTCTTCTGCTTCACCAACAATATTCCGCAGCGGGATGGGGGGACCCATCTGGCCGGTTTCCGGGCCGCCCTGACCCGCACCATCAACAATTACGCGACCAACTCCGGTCTGCTGAAAAAAGAAAAAATTGCCCTCTCCGGGGATGATTGTCGGGAGGGGTTGACGGCGGTCATTTCCGTCAAGGTGCCGGATCCCAAATTTTCATCCCAGACCAAGGAAAAGCTGGTCTCATCCGAGGTGCGGGCGGCTGTTGAAGGCATTGTTTCGGAAAGGCTGGCGGTGTTCCTGGAGGAAAACCCCCAGGCCGCCCGGGAGATTGTGGCCAAGACCGTGGAGGCAGCGACGGCCCGCGAAGCGGCCCGCAAGGCCCGGGAACTCACCCGGCGCAAGAGTGCCCTGGAGATCACCTCCCTGCCCGGCAAGCTCGCCGATTGTCAGGAGCGGGACCCGGCCTTGTGTGAATTGTATCTGGTGGAGGGGGATTCCGCCGGCGGTTCCGCCAAGCAGGCCCGGGATCGCAAATACCAGGCGGTGTTGCCGCTCAAAGGCAAGATTCTCAATGTCGAAAAATCCCGTTATGACAAGATACTTGCTTCCGCCGAGGTGGGCACCCTGATCACGGCCCTGGGGACCGGCATTGGTCATGAGGAGTACAACATCGACAAACTGCGTTATCATCGCATCATCATCATGACCGACGCCGATGTCGATGGTGCCCACATTCGCACCTTGTTGCTGACTTTTTTTTATCGGCAGTTTCAGGAAATCATCACCCGGGGGCATTTGTACATTGCCCAGCCTCCTCTTTATCGTGTCCAGCGGGGCAAACGGGAAATCTACCTCAAGGATGATACCCAGCTCGATGATCTGCTCCTGAAAAACGGCACCGAAGGGGTGGAGTTGCATACGGCCACGGCGACCATTCAGGGGGAGGAACTGGATCTGCTCATCCGGGATGCGCATCGCTATCGGCGGCATCTGGAGCGTTTGGCGCGCCATCAGGACACTTTGGTCTTGACGGCGGCCACGGCGGGTTGTCGCCTGACCCTGGCCGATCTGGAATCACCCGCCCATGCCCAACAGGCCCGGGATCGGTTGCTGGCGGCGATTCAGCGACAGGTTGGCCCGGATGGACGCCAGACCATAACTGTCGAGCAGGATCCAGAGACCGGCGTGCCATCCCTGCATGTGGAACGGATTGTCCATGGGGTGCCGTCCCGGACGCGCCTGGATTCGTCTCTCATGCGCACCCCCGAATTTCGCGAAATGACCCGTCTGGCGGTCGGAATTCATGAACGCATGGGCGATGCGGCCACCTTGATCAAGGGGAGTCGTTCCCTCCCCGTGACCGGTCCGGAATCCCTCGTGGAACACATTCTGACAGAAGGGCGCAAGGGCCAGACTTTCCAGCGCTATAAAGGTCTCGGTGAAATGAACCCAGGCCAGTTGTGGGATACCACCATGAATCCGACGGTCAGAACCTTGTTGCAGGTCAGGGTGGAAGATGCCGTAGCCGCCGACGAGGTGTTTACCACGCTGATGGGGGATGCGGTCGAGCCACGGCGCGATTTCATCCAGTCCAATGCGTTGAATGTCAGCAACCTCGACGTGTAAAAAAATCGCATGAAAAACCGGAGTGACATCCCATGCTTGATCCGGAATTTGCCGCATTCCTGAAACAAAAAAAAGCACGTGAGGCACCCCGAGGCGACATCAATTGGACTCTCCGGAAGTCCATTTGGATGGATAAAATCAATGGCCTGTTTCAGGATGTAGAGTCCTGGCTGGACCCTTACAAGAATACCGAGGATGGGGAAAAGCTTCTGGATTATGTTGTCGAGGAGATCGAAATTCACGAGGAGCGTTTGGGTACCTACACCGTGCCATCCATGAAGATTCAACTCGGGTCGGAAGAGGTGAAGCTTGAACCCATGGGTCTGGTGATCATTGGTGGCTTGGGCAGGATCGACATGATCGGGCCGTTGGGAAGAGTCATGATGGTTCTGAGCGATACGGATCAAGCCTCAAGGTTTCAAATCTGCATCTCCACGGCGTTCCTTGGCGATGTTTCTCCTCCCCATCCGGATCACCCGAAACCTTCCATTGAAAAACAAATGCAAGACTCCTCATGGTATTTCGAGAGACTGGAAAACCGAAATGGCACATATTTCGGGAGACCGCAAGATCATAAACCCATGCTTCGAGTAACTGAGGCAACCTTCATCGAAATGTTGCAATACATGGTTAGATAATTTCATGGGCGTATCTCTTAATTTTATATGGAAATATTATGAGGAGTCTTCGGAAAGCCTGCGTACCAGAGAGAAATATGGACTTGCTGTCAACGACCCAAAAAATATTTTATTGCATAATAGAATAAAATATTTTTTTGTCTGCGCACAAGAAGAGCTTGAGGAGCTTGTAAAACTTGATTTTCTTTCCGAAGCAGAGGGACGCATTAAAGATGATTTTAAGATTCGCGTTTCAAACTATCCCGCAGAAAATCCAGCATTCGTCGTATTATTTAATCGATTTAATAATAAATTCGATAAAGTTCCTTACTCCAGCAAGGCAGGAAACCCATGTATTATCGAAACATGGAAAAGCATTGTTAATAAAAATGGTATTGTTTTTATTGATAATTATGAAAAATCCTTGGAATTGCGACATTGGCTTGCTCATGGGAGAAATTGGAATCTTTCTCCAACGTCAAGGTTCGCCGTTAAAGACGTAAAGCGTATTGTGGAAAATGTGCTTTCCGTTATGAATATTTCCATACTGTGAATTTGTCATGATCATTTGTTAAATAGTATATCAATATAAACCATGGTGCAAGAAACAAACATGGATGAGGTTATATATTTTCCTGATGAAATTAAACAAGAGTTGGAAAGGTATCCAAATCCTGATAGCTTTGTGGTGCAAGCAGTTCGAGAGGCATTGGGATGGGAAAGGGATTTGAATGACTGGCAAGTCGAACAAATTAAAATTGCTGTTGAAAGAGCCAGGCATGAAGAGTCTGTACCTGATGAAATTGTTAAAGAATATTTTATGAAACGTGGTGTAGATGTTGATTAAATTGTGCTTATTATTCAATGCAAATATAGAGAACATCCATGAGCAATCCATATCGACTTGAATACATACACTTAAATAAAATTGGTGTATTTAATAATACAAGAATTGAATTTCCAGAACGTCCATCCACATCAAATACAGAACATGATGAACAACGAGCGGAAATTCATCTTTTTACAGGTCCGAATGGCTGCGGAAAAAGCACTTTGCTTTACGCTTTGGCCAATATTTTTCATGAAGAGGATGTTAGTAAATTAATTCAGGAAAGATTTCATAATAGTGAAAGTGGAGTTAATTATC comes from Magnetococcales bacterium and encodes:
- the gyrB gene encoding DNA topoisomerase (ATP-hydrolyzing) subunit B; this encodes MNDLPASETQENGSSTYGADSIKVLKGLDAVRKRPGMYIGDTDDGTGLHHMVFEVVDNAIDEALAGFCDHIEVTIHSDGSVTVRDNGRGIPTDIHEEEGRSAAEVIMTVLHSGGKFDQNSYKISGGLHGVGVSVVNALSERLEMTIRRGGQVWYQEYREGDPLGDIRVIGATQITGTQITFWPSRQIFNGVTEYSFDILSQRLRELSFLNSGIKIRIHDQRTDKAHDFHYEGGIRSFVEHLNRARTPLLDPPIYFVDDRDQVHLEVAMLWNDGYQESVFCFTNNIPQRDGGTHLAGFRAALTRTINNYATNSGLLKKEKIALSGDDCREGLTAVISVKVPDPKFSSQTKEKLVSSEVRAAVEGIVSERLAVFLEENPQAAREIVAKTVEAATAREAARKARELTRRKSALEITSLPGKLADCQERDPALCELYLVEGDSAGGSAKQARDRKYQAVLPLKGKILNVEKSRYDKILASAEVGTLITALGTGIGHEEYNIDKLRYHRIIIMTDADVDGAHIRTLLLTFFYRQFQEIITRGHLYIAQPPLYRVQRGKREIYLKDDTQLDDLLLKNGTEGVELHTATATIQGEELDLLIRDAHRYRRHLERLARHQDTLVLTAATAGCRLTLADLESPAHAQQARDRLLAAIQRQVGPDGRQTITVEQDPETGVPSLHVERIVHGVPSRTRLDSSLMRTPEFREMTRLAVGIHERMGDAATLIKGSRSLPVTGPESLVEHILTEGRKGQTFQRYKGLGEMNPGQLWDTTMNPTVRTLLQVRVEDAVAADEVFTTLMGDAVEPRRDFIQSNALNVSNLDV